From Nitrobacter sp. NHB1, a single genomic window includes:
- a CDS encoding FUSC family protein: MISYLKRTATRLWSRKVELGLGVRVTAAAFAALVVAIALHLRLPLWAVLTAIIVTQMSVGRSLKATRDYLIGTIGGALYGGAIAILIPHSGESGLLAVLVLAVAPLAFLAAINPSLNVATVTAIIVLLLPTMGQMSPLESAIDRILEVTVGAITGLLVSFLVLPSRAYGQIRVNAARVLNLLADALQELLAGLTRGRDNDALHALQDGIGHAINGLNAIGIEAERERSARLSHGPDTGPLLRTVLRLRHDVVMIGRATVTPLPINLQSRLAQPLARLSDAMNSYLKASAEALRLGAPAPALLPVQTALEAYAAEIAAMRREGLTRGLPGDMTERFFALGFSLEQMRQNLGDLERYIREWTDRPKSAAKNDEGAAGTG, from the coding sequence ATGATCTCATATTTGAAACGCACGGCAACGCGACTGTGGTCGCGAAAGGTGGAGTTGGGCCTGGGCGTCCGGGTCACGGCGGCCGCCTTCGCCGCACTCGTCGTCGCGATCGCGCTGCATCTGCGGCTGCCGCTGTGGGCTGTGCTGACAGCGATCATCGTGACGCAGATGAGCGTCGGCCGTTCGCTGAAAGCAACGCGCGACTATCTCATCGGCACCATCGGCGGTGCGCTCTACGGCGGGGCGATCGCGATCCTGATCCCGCATTCCGGCGAAAGCGGGCTGCTCGCGGTGCTGGTGCTGGCGGTGGCGCCGCTGGCCTTCCTGGCGGCGATCAATCCGAGCCTGAATGTCGCAACCGTGACCGCGATCATCGTGCTGCTGCTGCCGACGATGGGGCAGATGTCGCCGCTCGAATCCGCCATCGACCGCATCCTGGAGGTGACGGTCGGCGCGATCACCGGGCTTCTGGTGTCATTCCTGGTGCTGCCATCACGTGCCTACGGCCAGATTCGCGTCAATGCGGCGCGCGTGCTGAACCTCCTTGCCGACGCACTGCAGGAATTGCTCGCGGGCCTCACGCGCGGCCGCGACAATGACGCGCTTCACGCGCTTCAGGATGGAATAGGGCATGCCATCAACGGGCTGAACGCGATCGGTATCGAGGCCGAACGCGAGCGCTCGGCGCGGCTGTCTCATGGGCCGGATACCGGCCCGTTGTTGCGTACCGTGTTACGGCTGCGGCATGACGTCGTGATGATCGGACGCGCCACGGTGACGCCGCTTCCGATCAATCTTCAGTCGCGGCTCGCGCAGCCGCTCGCGAGGCTTAGCGATGCCATGAACAGTTATCTGAAGGCCTCTGCCGAGGCATTGCGGCTTGGCGCGCCCGCGCCGGCGCTCTTGCCGGTGCAGACGGCGCTCGAGGCCTATGCCGCGGAGATCGCGGCGATGCGTCGGGAGGGGCTGACGCGCGGATTGCCGGGCGACATGACCGAGCGATTTTTTGCGCTAGGCTTTTCGCTGGAACAGATGCGGCAGAATCTGGGAGACCTCGAACGATACATCCGGGAATGGACCGACCGGCCGAAATCGGCGGCCAAAAACGATGAGGGCGCTGCGGGGACGGGATAG
- the gyrB gene encoding DNA topoisomerase (ATP-hydrolyzing) subunit B — protein MTEPARQPIADPEHVAPIEYGAESIRVLKGLDAVRKRPGMYIGDTDDGSGLHHMVYEVVDNAIDEALAGHATVVEVILNADNSVTVRDDGRGIPVDIHKGEGISAAEVIMTQLHAGGKFDQNSYKVSGGLHGVGVSVVNALSSKLALRIWRRDKEHLIEFAHGDAVAPLRVVGEANGKRGTEVTFLASTETFTNVEYDFATLEHRLRELAFLNSGVNILLSDLRHAVERREQMIYDGGVVEFVKYLDRNKKAMVPEPIMIRADMNGIGVEAALWWNDSYHENVLCFTNNIPQRDGGTHLAGFRGALTRQVNGYADAMAKRERIALTGDDCREGLTAVLSVKVPDPKFSSQTKDKLVSSEVRPVVENVINEALAAWFEEHPTEAKLIVGKVVEAAAAREAARKARELTRRKGALDVASLPGKLADCQERDPAKSELFIVEGDSAGGSAKQGRNREFQAVLPLRGKILNVERARFDKMLSSEQIGTLITALGTGIGREDFDLSKLRYHKIIVMTDADVDGAHIRTLLLTFFFRQMPALIEAGHLYIAQPPLYKVTRGKSEQYLKDERALEDYLIETGLDDCVFKLATGEDRSGRDLQALVEDARVIRNVLHNMHGRYNRSVIEQAAIAGVLSPRVTADVATANAAADYIARRMDALADEVERGWVGRFTEGEGFFFERTVRGVKDVAMIDDALIGSADARKLDEYAAKLQEAYPRPGLLRRKDTETAIHGPVGLFEAVTDAGRKGVALQRYKGLGEMNPDQLWETTLDAGERSLLQVKIKEVDEADDIFTKLMGDVVEPRREFIQDNSLSANVDV, from the coding sequence ATGACAGAACCCGCCCGGCAACCGATCGCCGATCCTGAGCACGTTGCGCCGATCGAATACGGCGCGGAATCGATCCGGGTTCTCAAGGGGCTCGACGCCGTGCGCAAGCGGCCGGGCATGTATATCGGCGACACCGACGACGGCTCCGGCCTGCATCACATGGTGTATGAAGTCGTCGACAACGCCATCGACGAAGCGCTGGCGGGGCACGCCACCGTCGTTGAAGTCATTCTCAACGCCGACAATTCGGTGACGGTGCGCGACGACGGCCGCGGCATTCCCGTCGACATCCACAAAGGCGAAGGCATCTCCGCGGCCGAAGTCATCATGACGCAACTGCACGCCGGCGGTAAGTTCGACCAGAATTCCTACAAGGTCTCCGGCGGATTGCACGGCGTCGGCGTCTCGGTCGTCAACGCGCTGTCGAGCAAGCTGGCCCTGCGCATCTGGCGCAGGGACAAGGAGCACCTGATCGAATTCGCCCACGGCGACGCCGTGGCGCCGTTGAGAGTCGTCGGCGAGGCCAACGGCAAGCGCGGCACCGAAGTCACCTTCCTCGCCTCGACGGAGACCTTCACCAACGTCGAATACGATTTCGCCACGCTGGAGCATCGCCTGCGCGAACTCGCGTTTCTGAACTCCGGCGTCAACATCCTGCTCTCGGACCTGCGTCATGCCGTCGAGCGGCGCGAGCAGATGATATACGACGGCGGTGTCGTCGAGTTCGTCAAATACCTCGACCGCAACAAGAAGGCGATGGTGCCGGAGCCGATCATGATCCGCGCCGACATGAACGGCATCGGTGTCGAGGCGGCGTTGTGGTGGAACGACAGCTACCACGAGAATGTCCTGTGCTTCACCAACAACATTCCGCAGCGCGACGGCGGCACCCATCTCGCCGGTTTCCGCGGCGCGCTGACGCGGCAGGTCAATGGCTATGCCGACGCCATGGCCAAGAGGGAGAGGATCGCGCTGACCGGCGACGACTGCCGCGAGGGCCTGACCGCGGTGCTGTCGGTGAAAGTGCCGGACCCGAAATTCTCGTCGCAGACCAAAGACAAGCTGGTGTCCTCGGAAGTGCGGCCGGTGGTCGAGAACGTCATCAACGAAGCCTTGGCTGCATGGTTCGAGGAACATCCGACCGAGGCGAAGCTCATTGTCGGCAAGGTGGTCGAGGCGGCGGCGGCCCGCGAGGCCGCGCGCAAGGCGCGCGAACTGACGCGGCGCAAGGGTGCGCTCGACGTCGCTTCGCTCCCCGGCAAACTCGCCGATTGCCAAGAACGCGACCCGGCGAAGTCGGAGTTGTTCATCGTCGAGGGCGACTCGGCCGGCGGCAGCGCCAAGCAGGGCCGCAACCGCGAATTCCAGGCCGTCCTGCCGCTCCGTGGCAAGATCTTGAACGTCGAGCGCGCGCGCTTCGACAAGATGCTGTCGTCCGAGCAGATCGGCACGCTTATCACCGCGCTCGGAACCGGCATCGGTCGCGAGGATTTCGACCTGTCGAAGCTGCGCTATCACAAGATCATCGTGATGACCGACGCCGACGTCGACGGCGCGCATATCCGCACGCTGCTGCTGACCTTCTTCTTCCGCCAGATGCCGGCGCTGATCGAGGCCGGCCATCTCTATATCGCCCAGCCGCCGCTCTACAAGGTGACCCGCGGCAAGTCCGAGCAGTATCTGAAGGACGAGCGCGCGCTGGAAGACTATCTGATCGAGACCGGGCTCGACGACTGCGTGTTCAAGCTCGCCACCGGCGAAGACCGCAGCGGCCGCGACCTGCAGGCCCTGGTGGAAGACGCCCGCGTCATCCGCAACGTGCTGCACAACATGCACGGCCGTTACAACCGCAGCGTCATCGAGCAGGCGGCGATCGCCGGTGTGCTGAGCCCGCGGGTGACGGCGGATGTCGCGACCGCCAACGCCGCCGCCGATTACATCGCCAGGCGGATGGATGCGCTGGCCGACGAGGTCGAACGCGGCTGGGTCGGGCGTTTCACAGAGGGCGAGGGTTTTTTCTTCGAGCGCACCGTGCGCGGCGTCAAGGACGTTGCCATGATCGACGACGCGCTGATCGGCTCGGCCGATGCGCGCAAGCTCGACGAATACGCCGCGAAGCTGCAGGAAGCCTATCCGCGGCCGGGCCTGTTGCGCCGCAAGGATACCGAAACCGCGATCCACGGTCCGGTCGGCCTGTTCGAGGCGGTGACCGACGCCGGCCGCAAGGGCGTGGCGCTGCAACGCTACAAAGGTCTCGGCGAGATGAACCCGGACCAGCTCTGGGAAACCACGCTCGATGCCGGCGAGCGTTCGCTGCTGCAGGTGAAGATCAAGGAGGTCGACGAGGCCGACGACATCTTCACCAAGCTGATGGGCGACGTGGTCGAGCCGCGCCGCGAGTTCATCCAGGACAACTCGCTCAGCGCCAACGTCGACGTGTGA
- a CDS encoding adenosine kinase, which yields MTSAKYDVLGIGNAIFDVLVRTDEDFLAAHGMVKGGMALIDEARAASIYADMGPATEMSGGSAANTIVGLAGFGARAAYVGKVKDDQIGRLYAHDIRAAKVAFDTPPASGGPATGCSYILVTPDGERTMNTYLGAAQDLSPADIDEDAVAAASILYLEGYLWDPKAAKEAFLKASQIAHGAQRQVALTLSDAFCVDRYRDEFLGLMRTGAVDLLFANETELRSLYQTSDFDMALAQLRKDIALGVVTRSEKGCVVATTDSVAAVPAYPIDSLVDTTGAGDLFAAGFLFGLVRGASHENAGRLGALAAAEVIQHIGARPQVSLKQLAQENGLPV from the coding sequence ATGACTTCAGCGAAATACGACGTGCTCGGGATCGGCAATGCGATTTTCGACGTTCTGGTGCGGACCGACGAGGATTTTCTTGCCGCCCACGGCATGGTCAAGGGTGGCATGGCGCTGATCGACGAGGCGCGTGCCGCATCGATCTATGCCGATATGGGGCCTGCGACCGAAATGTCGGGCGGATCGGCCGCCAATACCATCGTCGGTCTCGCCGGGTTCGGCGCGCGCGCCGCCTATGTTGGCAAGGTGAAGGACGATCAGATCGGCCGGCTTTATGCGCATGACATTCGCGCTGCGAAGGTGGCGTTCGATACGCCGCCTGCATCCGGCGGTCCGGCCACCGGCTGCTCCTACATTCTGGTGACGCCGGACGGCGAGCGCACCATGAACACCTATCTCGGCGCCGCGCAGGATTTGTCGCCGGCCGATATCGATGAGGATGCCGTCGCAGCGGCGTCGATCCTCTATCTCGAGGGCTATCTCTGGGACCCCAAGGCCGCCAAGGAGGCGTTCCTCAAGGCGTCGCAGATCGCGCATGGGGCGCAGCGCCAGGTCGCGCTGACGCTGTCGGATGCGTTTTGCGTCGATCGCTACCGCGACGAGTTTCTCGGGTTGATGCGAACCGGCGCGGTCGATCTGCTTTTCGCCAACGAGACCGAGCTGCGTTCGCTCTACCAGACCTCGGACTTCGATATGGCGCTGGCGCAATTGCGCAAGGACATAGCGCTCGGCGTCGTCACCCGTAGCGAGAAGGGCTGCGTGGTCGCGACGACAGATAGCGTCGCCGCGGTGCCGGCATATCCGATCGACAGTCTGGTCGATACCACCGGCGCCGGCGATCTGTTCGCGGCAGGATTTTTGTTCGGACTGGTGCGCGGCGCGAGCCATGAAAACGCCGGCCGGCTCGGCGCGCTCGCCGCGGCCGAGGTGATCCAGCACATCGGCGCCCGGCCGCAGGTGTCGCTGAAGCAACTGGCGCAGGAAAACGGGCTGCCGGTGTGA
- a CDS encoding NifU family protein, translating into MFIQTEATPNPATLKFLPGRTVLGKGTMEFTSPDSAGRSQLAVRLFAVHGVTGVFYGSDFITVTKDASDWQHLKPAILGVIMEHYMSGAPLLTDGETAGNDEANKDEAVEFFEEADAETVTLIKDLLETRVRPGVADDGGDITFRGFKDGVVYVNMKGSCSGCPSSTVTLRNGIQNLLKHFVPEVVEVRPV; encoded by the coding sequence ATGTTCATTCAGACCGAAGCCACCCCCAATCCCGCCACCTTGAAGTTCCTTCCGGGCCGCACCGTGCTCGGCAAGGGCACCATGGAATTCACCAGCCCCGACTCGGCCGGCCGCTCGCAGCTTGCCGTAAGGCTGTTCGCCGTGCACGGCGTCACCGGCGTATTCTATGGCTCGGACTTCATCACGGTGACGAAGGACGCCAGCGACTGGCAGCATCTCAAGCCGGCCATCCTCGGCGTGATCATGGAACACTACATGTCGGGCGCGCCGCTGTTGACGGACGGCGAAACTGCGGGGAATGACGAAGCCAACAAAGATGAGGCCGTTGAATTCTTCGAGGAAGCAGACGCCGAGACCGTGACCTTGATCAAGGATCTGCTCGAGACGCGGGTGCGGCCGGGAGTCGCCGACGACGGCGGCGATATCACCTTCCGCGGCTTCAAGGATGGCGTCGTCTATGTGAACATGAAGGGCTCGTGCTCCGGATGCCCGTCATCGACCGTGACCTTGCGGAACGGCATCCAGAACCTGCTGAAACATTTCGTGCCCGAGGTGGTCGAGGTTCGGCCGGTGTAG
- the murJ gene encoding murein biosynthesis integral membrane protein MurJ translates to MIRSVLTVSSGTLASRLLGFARDALTAALLGAGPVADAFLMAFQLITVIRRMLGEGALNAALVPAWMRLRDGSGLAAASAFAGAVLGTVSATLIALAVIAGVAMPLLMTVLAPGFVGRDSLQLAITDARLMLPYLAFAGPAAVIMSLMNARHRFAVTSFSPLLFNLALILVISVLLLLHRDSHSAAMTMAATVGAAGLLQLLVLAIPGHRDNLASPLRLSFDAGMRDFARKAVPGMIANSGPQLLIVAGAIVASTSPSAVAWLYFANRLIELPLGMVGVAIGTVLVPEMSRALNKGDRPALVHAESRGIELAAGLALPATLGLMILSEPIVRVLFEHGAFTAADTQATALALGCLGLALPAYVLIKALSPAFFARGNTMTPLLAALTGIAVAIVLALVLGRLFGVGGIAVAVAVGAWSNAASLVRSVAATFGFSIDAEARRRLPRIVLAAVLMGGLLWLAVRLPPSIPSAHELLQAAMLVILIAAGIAIYGLLLLLFRVIDRNDIQAALMRSRSGGLRA, encoded by the coding sequence ATGATCCGCTCCGTCCTCACCGTCTCCTCGGGCACGCTGGCCTCGCGTCTGCTCGGATTTGCGCGCGATGCCCTGACCGCGGCGCTGCTCGGTGCAGGCCCGGTCGCCGATGCTTTTCTGATGGCGTTTCAGCTCATCACCGTGATCCGCCGGATGCTCGGTGAAGGCGCTCTGAATGCGGCGCTGGTGCCGGCATGGATGCGGCTGCGCGACGGCAGCGGCCTTGCCGCAGCATCGGCCTTCGCAGGCGCCGTGCTCGGAACCGTGAGCGCAACCCTGATCGCGTTGGCCGTGATCGCCGGCGTGGCCATGCCGCTTCTCATGACGGTGCTAGCGCCGGGTTTCGTCGGCCGCGACAGCTTGCAGCTCGCGATCACCGATGCGCGGCTGATGCTGCCTTATCTGGCTTTCGCGGGCCCCGCGGCCGTCATCATGAGCCTGATGAACGCCCGACATCGCTTTGCGGTCACATCCTTCTCACCGCTACTGTTCAACCTCGCCCTGATTCTCGTTATCTCGGTGCTGCTTCTGTTGCATCGGGACTCGCATTCCGCCGCAATGACGATGGCGGCAACCGTGGGCGCCGCGGGCCTGCTGCAACTGCTGGTTCTTGCTATCCCGGGTCACCGCGACAACCTCGCAAGTCCCTTGCGACTATCGTTCGATGCCGGGATGCGGGATTTTGCCCGCAAGGCCGTCCCCGGCATGATCGCGAATTCAGGACCGCAACTGCTGATCGTGGCCGGCGCGATCGTCGCATCGACATCGCCGTCGGCCGTGGCGTGGCTCTACTTCGCCAACCGCCTGATCGAGTTGCCGCTGGGGATGGTCGGCGTCGCCATCGGCACCGTGCTGGTGCCGGAAATGAGTCGCGCCCTCAACAAGGGTGACAGGCCCGCGCTGGTCCATGCCGAGTCGCGAGGGATCGAACTGGCGGCGGGCTTGGCTTTGCCCGCGACGCTCGGTCTGATGATCCTCAGCGAGCCGATCGTGCGGGTGCTGTTCGAGCACGGCGCGTTTACCGCGGCGGACACCCAAGCGACGGCGCTGGCGCTCGGTTGCCTCGGCCTCGCCCTGCCCGCTTATGTCCTGATCAAGGCGCTGTCCCCGGCTTTCTTCGCGCGCGGCAATACCATGACGCCGCTTCTGGCGGCGCTGACGGGGATTGCGGTCGCGATCGTTCTCGCACTCGTATTGGGACGACTGTTCGGTGTCGGCGGAATCGCCGTCGCCGTGGCGGTCGGAGCCTGGAGCAATGCAGCGAGCCTGGTCCGCAGCGTCGCCGCGACGTTCGGATTTTCCATTGATGCCGAGGCACGGCGGCGGCTGCCGCGCATTGTGCTGGCCGCGGTGCTGATGGGCGGGCTTTTGTGGCTGGCCGTTCGGCTGCCGCCCTCGATACCGAGCGCGCACGAATTGCTGCAGGCGGCCATGCTCGTCATCCTGATCGCCGCCGGCATCGCGATCTATGGTCTGCTTCTGCTGCTGTTTCGGGTGATCGACCGGAACGACATACAGGCCGCGCTGATGCGCTCGCGATCCGGCGGCTTGCGCGCCTAG
- a CDS encoding DUF4336 domain-containing protein, giving the protein MERDSLATYPPLDTLKRVADDVWIVDGPVIRFGPPLLKMPFSTRMTIIRIGGDLLIHSPTLLTAELKTEVEGLGRPRWIVGPNRIHYSWIPDWHTVFPGAGVYLAPRIREQAGGRIDFDCQALDRGRGYPWDSDVATLPVEGNYMTEVVFFHRKSRTLVLTDLIENFEPPKLGSLLARVLTWLGGAQDPDGSMPRDMRLSYRDKAGLRGAVETMIGWNPERIVLAHGRWYDCNGTDELRRAFRWLLG; this is encoded by the coding sequence ATGGAACGGGATTCGCTCGCTACCTATCCGCCGCTCGACACGCTCAAGCGCGTGGCCGACGATGTCTGGATCGTCGATGGCCCTGTGATCCGGTTCGGCCCGCCGTTGCTGAAGATGCCGTTTTCGACCCGCATGACGATCATCCGCATCGGCGGCGATTTGCTGATCCATTCGCCGACGCTGCTGACGGCTGAACTCAAGACGGAAGTCGAAGGCCTCGGCCGCCCGCGCTGGATCGTCGGACCGAACCGGATCCACTACTCGTGGATTCCGGATTGGCATACGGTCTTTCCCGGCGCGGGGGTCTATCTGGCGCCGCGCATCCGCGAGCAGGCAGGCGGCCGCATCGATTTCGATTGTCAGGCGCTTGATCGCGGCCGGGGCTATCCCTGGGATAGCGACGTCGCCACGCTTCCGGTCGAGGGGAACTACATGACGGAGGTCGTCTTCTTCCACCGCAAAAGCCGGACGCTGGTGCTGACCGACCTGATCGAGAACTTCGAGCCGCCCAAGCTGGGTTCATTGCTCGCGCGCGTGCTGACGTGGCTCGGCGGCGCGCAGGATCCGGACGGATCGATGCCGCGCGACATGCGCCTATCCTATCGCGACAAGGCGGGACTGAGGGGTGCGGTTGAAACCATGATCGGCTGGAATCCGGAACGGATCGTTTTGGCCCACGGCCGCTGGTACGATTGCAACGGTACGGACGAACTGCGTCGCGCGTTCCGCTGGCTGTTGGGATAG
- a CDS encoding pirin family protein: MSWLPSNDPVLGDPLTCDALELVIVPRIRDLGDGFAVRRALPHGRRQMVGPFIFFDHFGPVQFVSGKGMDVRPHPHIGLATVTYLFDGSIMHRDSEGNIQEIQPGAMNLMTAGGGIAHSERTPDAQRASGQKMLGLQSWIALPRGKEEIAPSFQHYGADSLPTVQDKGFRARVIAGNSFGAVSPVEMVSPWFYVEVSLDAGMSAPLDADHEERAIYIVDGEIEIAGDRHEAPQLLVFRPGDRITVRATKPTRMMFLGGDALEGPRHIWWNFVSSSKERIEQAKEDWKTGRFAHVPNEHEFIPLPEN, translated from the coding sequence ATGAGCTGGCTTCCCTCCAACGATCCCGTTCTCGGCGATCCCCTGACATGCGACGCGCTGGAGCTTGTCATCGTGCCGCGGATTCGCGACCTCGGCGACGGCTTCGCCGTGCGCCGCGCGCTGCCGCACGGCAGGCGACAGATGGTCGGTCCCTTCATCTTCTTCGACCATTTCGGTCCGGTGCAGTTCGTCTCCGGCAAAGGCATGGACGTGCGGCCGCATCCGCATATCGGGCTCGCCACCGTCACCTATCTGTTCGATGGCAGCATCATGCACCGCGACAGCGAGGGCAACATCCAGGAGATACAGCCCGGCGCCATGAACCTGATGACCGCGGGCGGCGGCATCGCACACTCGGAGCGCACGCCGGATGCGCAGCGCGCAAGCGGGCAGAAGATGCTCGGCCTGCAAAGCTGGATCGCGCTGCCCAGGGGCAAGGAGGAGATCGCGCCGTCGTTCCAGCACTACGGCGCCGACAGCCTGCCGACCGTGCAGGACAAGGGATTCCGCGCTCGCGTCATCGCCGGCAATTCGTTCGGCGCGGTCTCGCCGGTCGAGATGGTGTCGCCGTGGTTCTACGTCGAGGTCTCACTCGATGCCGGCATGAGCGCGCCGCTGGATGCGGATCACGAGGAGCGCGCGATCTATATCGTCGATGGCGAGATCGAGATCGCGGGCGACCGTCACGAAGCGCCGCAACTCCTCGTTTTCCGTCCCGGCGACCGCATCACGGTGCGGGCGACAAAGCCCACGCGGATGATGTTTCTGGGCGGCGACGCGCTGGAGGGGCCGCGCCACATCTGGTGGAATTTCGTCTCCTCCAGCAAGGAACGCATCGAGCAGGCCAAAGAAGACTGGAAAACCGGCCGCTTCGCCCATGTGCCGAACGAGCACGAGTTCATTCCACTGCCGGAAAACTGA
- a CDS encoding universal stress protein, with product MSAQRRSYETGHKPKYLVVVDDSAEWDRAVYYASRRAIRVGGGIVMLRVIETEDRNQEWLGVAEVMRAEAYEGANAALDRASGRANGIAAITPERVIREGNPLEQILDVIVQDVDISMLVLAAAGGPEGPGPIITTLAKTAGNFPIPVTIVPGSLTDDEVDALS from the coding sequence ATGAGCGCACAACGTCGAAGCTACGAGACGGGCCACAAGCCGAAGTATCTGGTTGTCGTCGATGACAGCGCGGAATGGGACCGCGCGGTCTACTATGCGAGCCGCCGCGCCATCCGCGTCGGCGGCGGCATCGTCATGTTGCGGGTGATCGAGACGGAAGACCGCAATCAGGAATGGCTCGGCGTCGCGGAGGTGATGCGCGCCGAGGCCTATGAAGGCGCCAACGCGGCGCTCGATCGCGCCTCCGGCCGGGCCAACGGCATCGCCGCGATTACGCCGGAACGCGTCATTCGCGAAGGCAACCCGCTCGAACAGATTCTCGATGTCATCGTCCAGGACGTCGATATTTCGATGCTGGTGCTGGCCGCCGCCGGCGGTCCCGAAGGCCCCGGCCCGATCATCACGACGCTGGCCAAAACCGCCGGGAACTTCCCGATTCCGGTGACGATCGTGCCGGGCAGCCTGACCGACGACGAGGTCGATGCACTGTCCTAG
- a CDS encoding DUF1330 domain-containing protein produces MAKGYWVVRVSVHDSARYPDYLAAAKPAFEKFGATFIVGGGPFDSMEGTSRDRNVVVEFKDLATAKACYQSSEYQAAKAIRQTCSEADFIIIEG; encoded by the coding sequence ATGGCAAAAGGTTATTGGGTCGTGCGCGTCTCGGTTCACGATTCCGCGCGCTATCCCGACTATCTCGCCGCCGCCAAGCCCGCGTTTGAAAAATTCGGCGCCACCTTCATCGTGGGTGGCGGTCCATTCGATTCGATGGAAGGCACCTCGCGCGACCGCAATGTGGTGGTCGAGTTCAAGGACCTCGCCACCGCGAAGGCGTGCTATCAAAGTTCCGAATATCAGGCCGCGAAGGCAATCCGCCAGACATGTTCGGAAGCCGACTTCATTATCATCGAAGGCTGA
- the trpS gene encoding tryptophan--tRNA ligase — protein MTTRVFSGVQPTGNLHLGNYLGAIVNFVKLQADHECLYCVVDLHAITVPVAVWGGPDELRRNTREVTAAFIASGIDPKQHIIFNQSQVAGHAELTWVFNCVARLGWLNRMTQFKEKAGKDRENASIGLYDYPVLMASDILLYRATHVPVGEDQKQHLELSRDIAQKFNNDFSASIAANGHGDSFFPLPEPVITGPATRVMSLRDGTKKMSKSDPSDYSRINLTDDADTIAQKIRKAKTDPEPLPSEEKGLESRPEADNLVGIYAALSGKAKPEVLAQFGGAQFSGFKSNLVDLAVAKLSPIAAEMKRLTGDPAYVDGILIEGADRARAIASETMNAVKDIVGFIHKR, from the coding sequence ATGACGACACGGGTTTTTTCGGGCGTTCAGCCGACCGGCAATCTGCATCTCGGCAATTATCTCGGCGCCATCGTCAATTTCGTGAAATTGCAGGCCGACCACGAATGCCTCTATTGCGTGGTCGACCTCCATGCCATCACCGTTCCCGTCGCCGTCTGGGGCGGCCCGGATGAATTGCGCCGCAACACCCGCGAAGTGACGGCAGCCTTCATCGCCAGCGGCATCGATCCGAAGCAGCACATCATCTTCAACCAGAGTCAGGTGGCGGGCCATGCCGAACTGACCTGGGTGTTCAACTGCGTGGCGCGGCTCGGCTGGCTCAACCGCATGACCCAGTTCAAGGAAAAGGCCGGCAAGGATCGCGAGAACGCGTCGATCGGCCTGTACGATTATCCGGTGCTGATGGCCTCGGACATCCTGCTCTATCGCGCCACGCACGTTCCGGTGGGCGAGGACCAGAAACAGCACCTCGAACTCAGCCGCGACATCGCGCAGAAATTCAACAACGACTTTTCCGCTTCAATTGCCGCCAACGGCCACGGCGACAGTTTCTTTCCGCTGCCGGAGCCCGTGATTACCGGACCTGCGACGCGCGTGATGAGCCTGCGCGACGGCACCAAGAAGATGTCGAAGTCGGATCCGTCGGATTATTCGCGCATCAATCTCACCGACGACGCCGACACCATCGCGCAAAAGATCCGCAAGGCCAAGACCGATCCGGAGCCGCTGCCGTCGGAGGAAAAGGGGCTGGAAAGCCGCCCCGAGGCCGACAATCTCGTCGGCATCTATGCGGCATTGTCAGGGAAGGCCAAACCCGAGGTGCTCGCGCAGTTCGGCGGCGCGCAGTTCTCAGGCTTCAAATCCAACCTCGTCGATCTCGCAGTCGCAAAGCTGTCGCCGATCGCAGCAGAGATGAAACGACTGACCGGAGATCCGGCCTATGTCGACGGGATTCTGATCGAGGGCGCCGACCGCGCCCGCGCCATCGCCTCGGAAACCATGAACGCGGTGAAGGACATCGTCGGTTTCATCCACAAGCGATAA